One genomic segment of Francisella persica ATCC VR-331 includes these proteins:
- a CDS encoding histidine triad nucleotide-binding protein gives MLDCIFCKIINGEIPSKKVYEDKNVFAFHDINPAADVHVLVIPKRHIASLNDLNEQDQELMGKFMLSIPKVAKLMGLNGFKTVFNTGKEGGQMVFHIHAHILAGRIKSKLPE, from the coding sequence GTGCTAGATTGTATTTTTTGCAAAATTATTAATGGTGAAATACCATCTAAAAAAGTTTATGAAGATAAAAACGTTTTTGCTTTTCATGATATCAACCCAGCTGCTGATGTGCATGTCCTTGTTATCCCTAAAAGACACATTGCTAGCTTAAATGATCTAAACGAACAAGATCAAGAGCTTATGGGTAAATTTATGCTTAGTATTCCCAAAGTTGCTAAGCTAATGGGATTAAATGGTTTTAAGACTGTATTTAATACTGGTAAAGAAGGGGGACAGATGGTTTTTCATATTCACGCTCATATCTTAGCAGGTAGAATTAAATCTAAACTTCCAGAATAA
- a CDS encoding septation protein A, which yields MNKVINDLLPAIVFFGVYKIYDIFFATAALIIVTLAQVIWECIAHRKVAKTQIFIAILVAIFGSATLYFHNEEFIKWKVSIINWLMGIGLIITTYTMKETPMQKILKDTIDLKQHKWKEINNMWGAYFTILGTLNLFVAYFFSTYIWMNFKLFGLLGITFVFLIIQSIYLSKHIKR from the coding sequence ATGAATAAAGTAATTAATGATTTGCTTCCTGCAATTGTATTTTTTGGTGTTTATAAGATATATGATATTTTTTTTGCGACAGCAGCACTAATCATAGTAACACTAGCACAAGTTATTTGGGAATGTATAGCTCACAGAAAAGTTGCTAAAACACAAATTTTTATAGCCATTTTAGTCGCAATTTTTGGTAGTGCTACCTTATATTTCCATAATGAAGAATTCATAAAATGGAAAGTAAGTATAATTAACTGGTTAATGGGTATTGGTCTAATAATTACTACTTATACAATGAAAGAAACACCTATGCAAAAAATTCTCAAAGATACCATTGATCTAAAACAACACAAATGGAAAGAAATCAATAATATGTGGGGAGCTTACTTTACCATTCTAGGTACACTTAATCTATTTGTAGCATATTTTTTCTCTACATATATTTGGATGAATTTTAAACTTTTTGGTCTTTTAGGCATAACTTTTGTATTTCTGATAATACAATCGATCTATCTATCAAAACATATTAAAAGATAA
- the murB gene encoding UDP-N-acetylmuramate dehydrogenase: MSEYISLEQYNTYRIKSFAKYVYFPTNNQELLDIINKHQKLFFLGNGSNVIFSKEYYDNVAFVIFTKKFNSFNIIDNYANVQAGVLLQDLALATYRAGLSGIETFYDVPASVGGALIMNAGAYGDEIYTCVKSVTILNLNTKQIKKYPKKDIEYGYRYSIFKYIKDICILSAEFEFEHKLKQEIKAKLDYIYSRRLSNLPQKPTAGSVFKRPQANMPVGVMVEQLGLKGKQIGDAQISPKHGGIIVNNGNASGQNILDLIEFIKQQVLEHYNIKLHEEQIVI, from the coding sequence ATGTCAGAGTATATATCCTTAGAACAATATAATACATATCGTATTAAGTCTTTTGCTAAATATGTTTATTTTCCTACTAATAACCAAGAACTATTAGATATTATTAATAAGCATCAGAAATTATTTTTCCTTGGTAACGGTAGTAATGTCATTTTTTCTAAAGAGTATTATGATAATGTAGCATTTGTGATTTTCACTAAAAAATTCAACTCTTTTAATATTATTGATAATTATGCTAATGTCCAAGCTGGAGTATTATTACAGGATCTTGCATTAGCTACCTATCGTGCTGGCTTAAGTGGTATTGAGACTTTTTATGATGTGCCAGCTAGTGTCGGTGGAGCATTGATTATGAACGCTGGTGCATATGGTGATGAGATATACACTTGTGTCAAAAGTGTCACAATACTTAACCTTAATACCAAACAGATAAAAAAATATCCAAAAAAAGATATTGAATATGGTTATAGATATTCAATTTTTAAGTATATAAAAGATATTTGTATTTTATCAGCAGAGTTTGAGTTTGAGCACAAATTAAAACAAGAGATAAAAGCAAAACTAGATTATATTTATTCACGCCGGTTATCTAATTTACCACAAAAACCTACGGCTGGTAGTGTTTTTAAGAGACCACAAGCAAATATGCCAGTAGGTGTTATGGTAGAGCAGCTAGGGTTAAAAGGTAAGCAAATTGGTGATGCGCAAATATCACCAAAACACGGAGGCATTATCGTAAATAATGGTAATGCTAGCGGTCAGAATATCTTAGACCTTATTGAGTTTATAAAACAACAGGTTTTAGAGCATTATAATATCAAGTTACACGAGGAGCAAATTGTTATTTAA
- the der gene encoding ribosome biogenesis GTPase Der translates to MSFLVAIVGRANVGKSTLFNVLTNSRDALVFDFEGVTRDRQYGQAQYDGLDYLVVDTGGISDKDVGFDEFMTKQSQVAIDEANLVFFVVDGRAGLTAGDEYVAGLLRQKDKKVVVVVNKVDGTEEEGAMAEFYSFGFDKVFAISAAHRRNTQKLVDKFLKKPLNEYYQDYTQTQEHKEQQRQGVHFSLIGRPNVGKSTLTNRMIGEDRVVVFDMPGTTIDSVSISFERHGQKYTIVDTAGVRKRGKVKQTLEKFSVIKTLQAIKDSNVVVAVVDARQGISYQDLSLIHFAIKNGRALVLAVNKWDGMTEDDRMQVKQDLKRKLFFLQDYVDIHFISALHGTNVGHIFESIDMSYTCANKKITTADATRLMQLAVEAHSPPMVGKFRIKLKYAHVGGHNPPVIVIHGNQVSRLPNSYKRYLENFFREALDFRGTPIVFEFKQSENPFADRKNKRSKDEGSKSKKIK, encoded by the coding sequence ATGTCTTTTTTAGTTGCAATTGTGGGTAGAGCTAATGTTGGTAAGTCTACTCTTTTTAATGTATTGACAAACTCGCGTGATGCTTTAGTATTTGACTTTGAAGGTGTAACGCGTGATCGTCAATATGGGCAAGCACAATACGATGGTTTGGATTATCTAGTAGTTGATACTGGTGGTATCTCAGATAAAGATGTAGGCTTTGATGAGTTTATGACTAAACAATCACAAGTCGCTATAGATGAGGCAAATCTAGTTTTCTTTGTAGTTGATGGTAGGGCTGGATTGACAGCTGGAGATGAGTATGTTGCCGGTCTTTTACGCCAGAAAGATAAGAAAGTAGTGGTTGTGGTGAACAAGGTTGATGGTACCGAAGAAGAAGGAGCAATGGCTGAATTTTATAGTTTTGGCTTTGATAAAGTATTTGCAATATCTGCAGCACATCGTAGAAACACACAAAAGCTAGTTGATAAGTTTCTGAAAAAACCATTAAACGAATACTATCAAGATTATACTCAAACACAAGAGCATAAAGAACAACAACGTCAAGGTGTCCATTTTTCATTAATTGGTAGACCTAATGTTGGTAAGTCGACACTTACAAACAGAATGATTGGTGAAGATAGAGTTGTGGTATTTGATATGCCAGGCACTACAATTGACAGTGTCAGTATTTCGTTTGAGCGCCATGGTCAGAAGTATACTATAGTTGATACAGCTGGTGTGCGCAAAAGAGGTAAGGTAAAACAAACTTTAGAGAAATTTTCAGTAATAAAAACATTACAAGCAATAAAAGATTCAAATGTTGTAGTTGCAGTAGTTGATGCAAGGCAGGGTATCTCATATCAGGACCTAAGTTTGATACATTTTGCTATTAAAAATGGTAGAGCATTAGTCTTAGCTGTAAATAAATGGGATGGTATGACAGAAGATGATCGTATGCAGGTTAAACAAGACCTTAAAAGAAAGCTTTTTTTCCTACAGGATTATGTTGATATACACTTTATCTCAGCATTACATGGTACTAATGTTGGTCATATTTTTGAGTCAATCGACATGTCCTATACTTGTGCAAATAAAAAAATAACTACAGCTGATGCTACGCGTTTAATGCAGCTTGCAGTAGAGGCGCATTCACCACCAATGGTAGGTAAATTTAGAATTAAACTTAAGTATGCCCATGTTGGAGGCCACAATCCGCCGGTTATCGTGATACATGGTAACCAAGTAAGTAGATTGCCAAACTCATATAAAAGATACTTAGAAAATTTCTTTAGAGAAGCTTTAGATTTCCGTGGTACTCCAATAGTATTTGAGTTTAAGCAATCAGAAAACCCTTTTGCAGATAGAAAAAATAAGAGATCAAAAGATGAAGGCAGTAAGAGTAAAAAAATTAAGTAA
- the ubiB gene encoding ubiquinone biosynthesis regulatory protein kinase UbiB, with amino-acid sequence MIKKFLRLIYIFYIINKYCLLNEPIKATKIKTLRVLLFLNPFYYSPRISRLEHGVRIREALEKLGPIFIKFGQALSVRAGLLPPDVIKEVSKLQDNVQPFDNRIAAEQIQKAAKKPINEIFKSFESSPLASASVAQVHAAVLQNDEKVVVKVLRPGIEKILKLDTSLMLLFATLLSKIKKIRRFKPVEIVKEINQSFFDELDLVREAANASQIRRNFENSTIHYVPKIYWEYTSSTVMVMERVGGIRVSDIETLDALGVDRRLLAQRGVEIFYSQVFDDCFFHADMHPGNMFIDVSNPTDPKYISIDFGIVGTLNRDDQRYLAGNFSAFLKRDYRKVAELHIESGWVPSDTRVDVLESAIRTVCEPIFEKSMKEISLGYTLMQLFAVARRFNMNIQPQLTLLQKTLFHVESLGHKLCPELNIWETSRPILEKWMKEQMGLRGFYHRSMENMPRVSDKLPELPRMVFDILQQAEINLKNATSSVQINDFKKPKKKYRFALSCGIALTTVGAIYTLNKDTTPLIKLQNFISNHSTSFIVIGVACLIYYSFKKEK; translated from the coding sequence ATGATTAAAAAATTTCTAAGGCTTATATACATTTTTTATATTATAAATAAATACTGTCTACTCAATGAACCAATTAAAGCGACAAAAATAAAAACTCTAAGAGTCTTATTATTTCTGAATCCATTTTACTATTCTCCAAGAATAAGTAGACTCGAGCATGGTGTGCGTATTAGAGAAGCTTTAGAAAAACTTGGACCTATTTTTATCAAATTCGGACAAGCTTTATCAGTTAGAGCTGGTTTACTACCTCCAGATGTGATAAAAGAAGTCTCAAAACTCCAAGATAATGTCCAACCTTTTGATAATAGAATAGCTGCTGAACAAATTCAAAAAGCTGCAAAAAAACCTATCAACGAGATTTTTAAAAGCTTTGAAAGCTCTCCATTAGCGTCTGCATCTGTAGCGCAAGTGCACGCTGCTGTATTACAGAATGATGAAAAAGTGGTAGTGAAAGTGCTGCGTCCTGGAATTGAGAAAATTCTTAAACTGGATACTTCCTTGATGCTACTATTTGCAACTTTACTTAGTAAAATCAAAAAAATACGAAGATTTAAGCCTGTAGAGATTGTCAAAGAGATAAATCAAAGTTTTTTTGATGAGCTTGATTTAGTCCGCGAAGCGGCAAATGCTTCTCAAATTCGTAGAAATTTTGAAAACTCAACCATACATTATGTTCCTAAAATATATTGGGAATATACTAGTTCTACTGTGATGGTAATGGAGAGAGTTGGTGGCATAAGAGTTTCTGATATAGAAACCCTAGATGCCTTAGGTGTCGATCGTCGTCTATTAGCACAGCGTGGTGTAGAGATTTTTTATTCACAAGTATTTGATGACTGTTTTTTCCACGCTGATATGCATCCTGGTAATATGTTTATCGATGTGTCTAATCCAACTGATCCAAAATATATTTCAATAGATTTTGGTATCGTTGGCACTCTTAATCGTGACGATCAGCGCTACCTTGCAGGTAACTTCTCGGCTTTTTTAAAACGAGACTATCGTAAAGTTGCTGAGCTACATATAGAATCCGGATGGGTTCCAAGTGATACGCGTGTTGATGTACTTGAATCAGCAATTAGAACAGTGTGTGAGCCAATCTTCGAAAAGTCTATGAAAGAGATATCACTAGGCTATACTTTGATGCAACTTTTTGCAGTAGCTCGTCGTTTCAATATGAACATCCAACCTCAACTTACACTGTTACAAAAAACTCTTTTTCATGTTGAGAGTCTTGGACATAAACTTTGCCCTGAATTAAATATTTGGGAAACGTCTCGACCAATCCTAGAAAAATGGATGAAAGAGCAAATGGGTCTAAGAGGTTTCTACCATCGCTCAATGGAAAATATGCCTAGAGTTAGTGATAAACTACCAGAATTACCACGCATGGTTTTTGATATATTACAACAGGCAGAAATCAACCTAAAAAATGCTACTTCATCTGTACAAATTAATGACTTTAAAAAGCCTAAGAAAAAATATCGATTTGCTTTAAGTTGTGGAATAGCTTTGACAACCGTCGGAGCAATATATACTTTGAATAAAGATACAACTCCACTAATTAAACTACAAAACTTTATTAGTAATCACAGTACTAGTTTTATAGTTATAGGAGTTGCATGCTTGATTTACTATAGTTTTAAAAAGGAGAAATAG
- a CDS encoding methyltransferase domain-containing protein, translated as MFNYNLFLNRLSKRKLYSQSFIKNEIAQRLLKRLEFIKLDPKDILVTGYSDNDYFEKLHKRFPNADIHTNQNFKQQFDIILSNSIIHLTDNLSQELDNYYQLINDDGILLFSTFGNKSFATLKEAFACVSNHKHTNSMIDLITWGNMLQASQYKSHAIESDLITFTYENINILFEDIRHLNEPLADTNMQFGLTGKNMWYSFIKKFKQNLQLEIEALYGYAICKSQDNALKPQVNPNRISLEELKKQITDFKKNSLSNT; from the coding sequence ATGTTCAATTATAATCTTTTTCTTAATAGACTATCAAAGAGAAAACTATATTCTCAATCTTTTATCAAAAATGAAATTGCCCAAAGACTACTCAAGCGTTTGGAATTTATAAAGCTAGATCCTAAAGATATCTTAGTTACTGGTTATAGTGATAATGATTATTTTGAGAAATTACACAAACGATTTCCTAATGCAGATATTCATACCAATCAAAACTTTAAGCAACAGTTTGATATTATTCTCTCAAACTCTATTATTCACTTAACAGATAATTTATCTCAAGAGTTAGATAATTATTATCAGCTGATTAATGATGATGGTATTTTACTCTTTTCAACTTTTGGCAATAAATCATTTGCGACACTGAAAGAAGCTTTTGCATGTGTCAGTAACCACAAGCATACAAATAGCATGATTGATCTTATAACTTGGGGGAATATGCTACAAGCTAGCCAATATAAAAGCCATGCTATTGAGTCAGATCTTATCACATTTACTTATGAGAATATAAATATTCTTTTTGAAGATATAAGACACCTAAATGAACCACTAGCTGATACGAATATGCAATTTGGCTTAACTGGTAAAAATATGTGGTATAGTTTTATTAAGAAATTTAAACAAAATTTACAGTTAGAAATAGAAGCATTGTACGGTTATGCCATATGCAAGTCTCAAGATAATGCTCTAAAACCTCAGGTAAACCCAAATAGAATAAGCTTAGAAGAGCTAAAAAAACAAATTACTGATTTTAAGAAAAATTCTCTTAGCAATACATAA
- a CDS encoding UDP-N-acetylglucosamine 1-carboxyvinyltransferase, which produces MKAVRVKKLSKIADEITINISGAKNALLHLIFASLIPDTKTKFTNVPTTLLDYKGAKEILESVGTKVIEKGENITIDTTGISNETLELCGDMTSKTRCSLMLLGSLLKKKGRVKIGFPGGCSFSEKRPFDIHLNGLEALGAEVKLTDDHIEVIYKEEKNAEFKMPFPSVGATMNLIMYAVTGNSEVILKNVALEPEVVTLIDYLNQCGANIDFNADSRKIKILGVMRLNGCEFEIIFDRIQAMTYAAMAYLYKTNVTITNINTQNIYNIKKPLEKLVNAGAKWEYDQANCSIKFFGKDSRIKGVDIIAAPFPHFPTDLQPIYVVMLFMANGSSTIQDMVYPERINYVYQIRKMGFNISIDNTLIKIKPLENLDDIRPAVMSVKDLRAGMACLMAGSLLDEFSIINNAHQIFRGYNNLIENMSHFMQIEILNDNV; this is translated from the coding sequence ATGAAGGCAGTAAGAGTAAAAAAATTAAGTAAGATTGCTGATGAAATAACCATTAATATTAGTGGTGCTAAAAATGCTTTGTTACATTTAATTTTTGCAAGCTTAATTCCAGATACTAAAACAAAATTTACTAATGTTCCAACGACTCTTTTAGACTATAAAGGTGCTAAAGAGATCTTAGAAAGTGTTGGTACTAAAGTTATCGAAAAGGGTGAGAATATAACTATTGATACGACTGGCATTTCAAATGAAACTTTAGAACTATGTGGAGATATGACATCTAAAACACGCTGTTCTTTGATGCTTTTAGGATCATTACTTAAGAAAAAAGGTCGTGTTAAGATTGGTTTTCCTGGTGGTTGTAGTTTTAGTGAAAAAAGGCCTTTTGATATTCATCTAAATGGTTTAGAAGCGTTAGGTGCTGAAGTCAAGTTGACTGATGATCATATAGAAGTTATTTACAAAGAAGAAAAAAATGCAGAGTTTAAGATGCCTTTTCCTTCAGTTGGGGCAACTATGAATTTGATAATGTATGCTGTAACTGGTAACTCTGAGGTTATACTTAAAAATGTTGCTTTAGAACCTGAGGTTGTTACATTAATAGACTATCTCAATCAATGTGGTGCAAATATCGATTTTAATGCGGATAGCAGAAAAATAAAAATCTTAGGTGTCATGAGATTAAACGGCTGTGAGTTTGAAATTATTTTTGACCGTATTCAAGCTATGACTTATGCTGCTATGGCATATTTGTATAAAACAAATGTTACAATTACAAATATTAATACCCAAAATATATACAATATCAAAAAACCGCTAGAAAAATTGGTCAATGCTGGAGCTAAATGGGAGTATGACCAAGCTAATTGCAGTATTAAGTTTTTTGGGAAGGATAGTCGTATCAAAGGTGTTGATATAATTGCTGCACCTTTTCCACATTTTCCTACTGATTTACAGCCAATATACGTGGTGATGTTATTTATGGCAAATGGCTCTAGTACTATTCAAGATATGGTTTACCCTGAGCGTATAAATTATGTTTATCAAATTCGTAAAATGGGTTTTAATATATCTATTGATAATACTCTTATAAAAATCAAGCCACTTGAAAATCTAGATGATATACGTCCAGCGGTGATGAGTGTCAAAGATCTGCGCGCTGGTATGGCATGCTTGATGGCTGGATCATTATTAGATGAATTTTCGATTATTAATAATGCTCACCAGATATTTAGAGGATATAATAATCTTATAGAAAATATGTCTCATTTTATGCAAATAGAGATTTTAAATGATAATGTTTAG
- the ubiE gene encoding bifunctional demethylmenaquinone methyltransferase/2-methoxy-6-polyprenyl-1,4-benzoquinol methylase UbiE, with product MPKGNKTTDFGFTQVPWEEKQKKVARVFHSVAAKYDLMNDLMSFGIHRIWKKQTIAKSAIRKGDNVLDLAGGTGDLAYKFCQMVGSQGKVILSDINSSMLEVGKEKLTNKGCVGNIEYVQANAECLPFSDNYFDCITISFGLRNVTDKDKALASMCRVLKPGGRLLVLEFSKPIISLLSKVYDEYSFKALPFLGKIITKDAESYKYLAESIRKHPDQQTLKQMMYDAGFDNVEYQNMTGGIVALHIGYKY from the coding sequence ATGCCTAAAGGAAATAAAACAACAGATTTTGGCTTTACACAAGTGCCTTGGGAAGAAAAACAAAAAAAGGTAGCTAGAGTATTCCATTCAGTAGCGGCTAAATACGACTTGATGAATGACCTAATGTCATTTGGAATTCATCGCATCTGGAAAAAACAAACTATTGCTAAATCTGCTATTCGTAAGGGTGATAATGTCTTAGATCTTGCTGGTGGTACTGGTGATTTAGCATATAAATTTTGTCAAATGGTTGGCTCACAAGGTAAAGTAATCTTGAGTGACATTAACTCTTCAATGCTTGAAGTAGGTAAAGAAAAGCTAACTAACAAGGGTTGTGTTGGCAATATTGAATATGTCCAAGCCAACGCTGAATGCCTACCTTTCTCTGATAATTATTTTGATTGTATTACAATATCATTTGGGCTTAGAAATGTTACAGATAAAGATAAAGCCCTAGCATCAATGTGCCGCGTTCTAAAACCTGGTGGGCGCTTACTTGTACTAGAATTCTCTAAGCCTATCATATCTTTGCTTTCTAAAGTTTATGATGAATACTCTTTCAAAGCTTTACCTTTTTTAGGTAAAATTATTACTAAAGATGCAGAAAGCTACAAATACCTAGCTGAGTCAATTCGTAAGCATCCTGATCAACAAACACTAAAACAGATGATGTATGATGCTGGATTTGATAATGTCGAATATCAAAACATGACTGGTGGTATTGTAGCACTACATATTGGATATAAATATTAA
- a CDS encoding ubiquinone biosynthesis accessory factor UbiJ produces the protein MLKLVNIALSLLPKLDPQASALLLPINGKTLSVNIVDIDLMITLKVEDSKIHANNEPTKNILKGNLAYILELIFNKNLQELIIAEKLDYQGSLKDLNAFNNFLNAVDIDLVYKISELISPEFAGIVAKPFQKVKQYFKTSLQETIVDIKDFLTEEKKTLISQNEINIFYSQVQKLKQTTDRIEVKLKLLQGLKND, from the coding sequence ATGCTAAAACTAGTAAATATAGCCTTAAGTCTTCTGCCTAAACTTGATCCTCAGGCAAGTGCTCTGCTATTACCTATAAATGGTAAAACTTTAAGTGTCAATATCGTTGATATTGATTTAATGATTACGCTTAAAGTAGAAGATTCTAAAATACATGCTAACAACGAGCCTACCAAAAACATTTTAAAAGGTAACTTAGCTTATATTTTAGAACTTATTTTCAATAAAAATCTACAAGAGTTAATAATAGCTGAAAAACTTGATTATCAAGGTAGCCTAAAAGATCTTAATGCTTTTAATAATTTTTTGAATGCTGTTGATATTGATTTAGTTTATAAAATATCTGAACTTATCAGTCCTGAATTTGCTGGAATTGTTGCCAAACCTTTTCAAAAAGTAAAACAATACTTTAAAACCTCACTACAAGAGACTATTGTCGATATCAAAGACTTCCTAACAGAAGAGAAAAAAACTCTGATATCTCAAAATGAGATTAATATCTTTTATAGCCAAGTTCAAAAGCTAAAGCAGACCACTGATAGAATAGAGGTAAAGCTAAAATTATTACAAGGCTTAAAAAATGATTAA
- the glk gene encoding glucokinase, translated as MYILSGDIGGTNTRLEVSLLESGVTQSIAIRKYKGANFNCLSDIINKFLSEVDLVDQIDSVCLAVAGFVSNSEVEVTNLPWMVSEQYISEGLGIDKTKVKVINDFEAIGYGIESLDREKDIITLQQGKKDDDNLCAVVGAGTGLGMCLVSYDKYDKPRVYKTEGGHVDFSPVDDEQVELFKFMRKTFHRISPERFCSGYGIYNIYKYVVRHPLYDQPECMELRRALFSVSDSDKAAVIVKYAIEHREPSALRTIDIFLSIYGSVAGNLALTSLPFRGLYIAGGIAPRLIKQIKESKFLEKFRDKGRMSNVMKDFPVHIIVNTDVGLIGARTYAAGLVK; from the coding sequence ATGTATATATTATCTGGAGATATCGGTGGGACTAACACTAGATTAGAAGTTTCTCTTTTAGAGAGTGGTGTGACACAAAGTATAGCAATAAGAAAATATAAAGGAGCGAATTTCAATTGTTTATCTGATATCATCAATAAGTTTTTATCTGAGGTAGACTTGGTAGATCAGATAGATTCTGTTTGTCTAGCTGTAGCTGGTTTTGTCTCTAACAGTGAGGTTGAGGTAACTAATCTACCATGGATGGTTTCTGAGCAATATATATCAGAAGGTCTTGGTATAGACAAAACTAAGGTTAAAGTAATCAATGACTTTGAAGCGATTGGTTATGGTATAGAATCTCTCGATAGAGAAAAAGATATCATCACACTCCAACAAGGTAAAAAAGATGATGACAACTTATGTGCTGTAGTTGGTGCTGGTACAGGTTTAGGAATGTGTTTGGTCAGCTATGATAAATACGATAAACCAAGAGTTTACAAAACAGAGGGAGGACATGTTGATTTCTCACCTGTTGATGATGAGCAAGTTGAGTTATTTAAGTTTATGCGTAAGACTTTTCATCGTATCTCTCCAGAGAGATTCTGTAGTGGCTATGGTATTTATAATATCTATAAGTATGTAGTGCGTCATCCTTTATATGATCAACCTGAATGTATGGAGTTACGTAGAGCGCTATTTAGTGTTTCAGATTCTGATAAGGCAGCAGTAATTGTTAAGTATGCTATTGAACATAGAGAACCATCAGCATTGAGAACGATAGATATATTCTTAAGTATATATGGTTCAGTTGCTGGTAATTTAGCACTTACAAGTTTACCTTTTAGAGGTCTTTACATCGCCGGAGGTATTGCGCCAAGACTTATCAAACAAATAAAAGAGAGTAAATTCTTAGAGAAGTTTAGAGACAAAGGTAGAATGTCAAACGTGATGAAAGACTTTCCAGTGCATATAATTGTGAATACTGATGTCGGTTTAATAGGTGCACGTACTTATGCAGCTGGGTTAGTAAAGTAA